In Hydractinia symbiolongicarpus strain clone_291-10 chromosome 15, HSymV2.1, whole genome shotgun sequence, one DNA window encodes the following:
- the LOC130629249 gene encoding uncharacterized protein LOC130629249, translated as MKSLLKYCINLIVSLLKCCYFGFSCFVVSIVMFRILLILILLCSHKLTSSKEHKGSGLSSVSTKLFVGEDKPYNEDEAIASKPTGLASVLHEQNIEKYDNETLNYINKNKKDLYDKTKKVKTKENVEKLENNFNIKNAGLASINIPRREKVENVKESTLSEQKDVEETSDEGGTAEDKRPSQNDDEKDVKKLLDITGRFSLKQTTSPRGRIHMK; from the exons ATGAAATCGTTGCTGAAATATTGTATTAACCTCATCGTCTCACTTTTAAAATGCTGCTATTTTGGATTTTCTTGCTTTGTTGTTTCCATAGTAATGTTCCGGATTCTGTTGATTCTTATACTGTTATGTTCACACAAACTTACATCATCGAAAGAACACAAAG GTTCCGGTCTTTCAAGCGTGTCAACAAAATTATTTGTCGGCGAAGATAAACCTTATAATGAAGACGAGGCTATTGCTTCCAAGCCAACTGGTTTAGCTTCGGTTCTACAcgaacaaaatatagaaaaatatgATAACGAGACTTtaaactatataaataaaaataaaaaagacttatatgataaaacaaaaaaagtcaaGACTAAGGAAAATGtagaaaaacttgaaaataattttaacatcaAAAATGCTGGTCTGGCTTCGATAAACATTCCACGTCGCGAGAAAG TTGAGAATGTCAAAGAAAGCACATTGTCGGAACAAAAAGACGTTGAAGAAACTAGTGACGAGGGGGGAACGGCAGAAGATAAAAGGCCGTCGCAGAATGACGATGAAAAAGATGTGAAGAAATTGTTAGACATTACAGGCaggttttctttaaaacaaacaacGTCTCCGAGGGGCAGGATACATATGAAATGA